From a region of the Triticum aestivum cultivar Chinese Spring chromosome 7D, IWGSC CS RefSeq v2.1, whole genome shotgun sequence genome:
- the LOC123170045 gene encoding glucan endo-1,3-beta-glucosidase 11 isoform X1, with protein sequence MAPFATPMRSASLQLSALLCILLCSEVWVLQCGAAIGINYGQVGNNLPTPAQVVSLLSSLRVGKVRIYDVNPQVLAAFAGTGIELIVTVPNDLVQPMAASAGQAMQWATANIKPYFPATRVTGIAVGNEVFTDDDEALKASLVPAMRNLHAALAQLGMDGYVHVSTASSLGVLANSYPPSQGAFTPECAPLMLPFLRFLAETNAPFWINAYPYFAYKADPANVSLSYALSDPYHVGAVDPYTHLQYTSMLYAQVDAVTFAAARLGYGGIPVFVSETGWPSKGDADEVGATVENARAYNRNLLVRQVGNEGTPLRPRQRLEVYLFALFNEDMKPGPTSERNYGLYQPDGRMVYNVGLAQQQTTSAASLSLAASSAPPTRDVGKDLTCLCILSALAILLTSQAFLLG encoded by the exons ATGGCGCCATTTGCGACGCCGATGAGGTCGGCGTCCCTGCAGCTCTCTGCTCTCCTCTGCATCCTCCTCTGCTCAG AGGTCTGGGTGCTGCAATGCGGCGCGGCGATCGGCATCAACTACGGGCAGGTGGGCAACAACCTGCCGACGCCGGCGCAGGTGGTGTCGCTGCTGTCGTCGCTGCGGGTCGGCAAGGTGCGCATCTACGACGTCAACCCGCAGGTGCTGGCGGCGTTCGCCGGCACGGGCATCGAGCTCATCGTCACCGTGCCCAACGACCTGGTGCAGCCCATGGCCGCCAGCGCCGGCCAGGCCATGCAGTGGGCCACCGCCAACATCAAGCCCTACTTCCCGGCCACGCGCGTCACGGGCATCGCCGTCGGGAACGAGGTCTTCACCGACGACGACGAGGCGCTCAAGGCCAGCCTCGTCCCGGCGATGCGCAACCTGCACGCCGCGCTGGCCCAGCTGGGCATGGACGGGTACGTGCACGTCTCCACGGCCAGCTCCCTCGGCGTGCTGGCCAACTCGTACCCGCCGTCGCAGGGCGCCTTCACGCCGGAGTGCGCCCCCCTCATGCTCCCCTTCCTCCGCTTCCTCGCCGAGACCAACGCCCCCTTCTGGATCAACGCCTACCCCTACTTCGCCTACAAGGCCGACCCAGCAAA CGTGTCCCTGTCCTACGCGCTGTCGGACCCGTACCACGTCGGCGCGGTGGACCCCTACACCCACCTGCAGTACACGAGCATGCTGTACGCGCAGGTGGACGCGGTGACCTtcgcggcggcgcggctgggctACGGCGGCATCCCGGTGTTCGTGTCGGAGACGGGGTGGCCGTCCAAGGGCGACGCCGACGAGGTGGGCGCGACGGTGGAGAACGCCCGCGCGTACAACCGGAACCTGCTGGTGCGGCAGGTGGGCAACGAGGGCACGCCGCTGCGCCCCCGCCAGCGCCTCGAGGTCTACCTCTTCGCGCTCTTCAACGAGGACATGAAGCCCGGCCCGACCTCCGAGAGGAACTATGGCCTCTACCAGCCCGACGGCCGGATGGTCTACAACGTCGGCCTCGCGCAGCAGCAGACCACGTCGGCggcgtccctctccctcgccgcctcctccgcgCCTCCCACCAGG GATGTTGGGAAGGACTTGACCTGCCTGTGCATCCTCTCAGCTCTGGCCATCCTGCTCACCTCCCAGGCTTTCTTACTGGGATAG
- the LOC123166891 gene encoding protein DJ-1 homolog A, giving the protein MATRPPVFSTLTASFSPSPPHLLRRLQTLTRALASSSPQPMASSPPLKKVLVPIANGTEPMEAVITIDVLRRAGADVAVASVEPGAAQVAASWGVKLAADTLLADLAEADFDLISLPGGMPGASTFRDCKILENIVKKHAEKGKLYAAVCAAPAVALGAWGLLNGLKATCHPSVMDKLPSEVQAVESRVQIDGNCVTSRGPGTTMEYSVVLVEQLYGKEKADEVAGPMVMRPQHGAEFSMKELNSTSWNVGENPQILVPIANGTEEMEAVMIIDILRRAKANVVVASLEGTLEIVASRNVKMVADVLLDDALKQQYDLILLPGGLGGAQAYAKSDKLIGLIKKQAEASKLYGAICASPAIALEPHGLLKGKKATSYPAMWSKLADQSECENRVVVDGNMITSQGPGTSMEFSLAIVEKLFGRERAFELAKSMVFV; this is encoded by the exons ATGGCCACGCGGCCACCCGTCTTCTCCACTCTCACAGCGTCCTTCTCCCCTTCCCCACCTCATCTGCTACGCCGCCTCCAAACCCTAACCCGCGCGCTTGCGTcctcctccccgcagcccatgGCGTCGTCTCCTCCCCTGAAGAAG GTGCTGGTGCCCATCGCGAACGGGACGGAGCCGATGGAGGCCGTAATCACCATCGACGTGCTGCGCCGCGCGGGGGCGGACGTCGCCGTCGCCTCCGTCGAGCCTGGGGCCGCGCAGGTCGCCGCATCCTGGGGCGTCAAGCTTGCCGCCGACACGCTCCTCGCCGACCTAGCCGAAGCTGATTTTGACCTTATCTCGCTTCCT GGAGGGATGCCTGGGGCTTCCACCTTTAGAGACTGCAAAATTTTGGAGAATATAGTTAAAAAACATGCAGAGAAGGGCAAGCTTTATGCTGCAGTATGTGCTGCACCAGCTGTGGCGCTGGGAGCTTGGGGTTTGCTCAATGGATTAAAG GCAACTTGTCATCCTTCAGTCATGGACAAACTTCCTTCAGAGGTGCAAGCCGTAGAATCAAGGGTACAGATTGATGGGAATTGTGTGACTAGCCGTGGACCAGGAACAACCATGGAGTATTCTGTTGTTTTGGTTGAACAACTGTATGGCAAAGAAAAGGCCGATGAAGTTGCTGGGCCAATG GTTATGCGTCCCCAGCATGGCGCAGAGTTTTCAATGAAGGAGCTGAATTCGACTAGTTGGAATGTTGGTGAAAATCCTCAA ATTCTCGTACCAATTGCTAATGGCACGGAGGAGATGGAGGCAGTTATGATCATTGACATTCTTCGGAGAGCGAAAGCAAATGTTGTCGTTGCATCCTTGGAAGGCACTTTGGAGATTGTTGCATCCAGGAATGTGAAGATGGTTGCTGATGTGCTTTTGGATGATGCGCTTAAGCAGCAGTACGATCTCATTTTGTTACCT GGTGGTCTTGGTGGTGCCCAAGCATATGCCAAATCAGATAAACTGATTGGATTGATCAAGAAGCAAGCCGAGGCAAGCAAACTGTATGGAGCCATATGTGCCTCCCCAGCAATTGCCCTTGAGCCACATGGCCTGCTGAAG GGAAAGAAGGCTACATCCTATCCTGCTATGTGGAGCAAACTCGCGGACCAAAGCGAATGCGAGAACAGAGTCGTCGTGGATGGCAACATGATCACTAGCCAAGGTCCGGGCACTTCCATGGAATTCTCGCTTGCCATCGTGGAGAAGCTCTTTGGAAGGGAAAGGGCCTTCGAGCTGGCCAAATCAATGGTTTTCGTGTGA
- the LOC123170045 gene encoding glucan endo-1,3-beta-glucosidase 14 isoform X2 — protein MAPFATPMRSASLQLSALLCILLCSEVWVLQCGAAIGINYGQVGNNLPTPAQVVSLLSSLRVGKVRIYDVNPQVLAAFAGTGIELIVTVPNDLVQPMAASAGQAMQWATANIKPYFPATRVTGIAVGNEVFTDDDEALKASLVPAMRNLHAALAQLGMDGYVHVSTASSLGVLANSYPPSQGAFTPECAPLMLPFLRFLAETNAPFWINAYPYFAYKADPANVSLSYALSDPYHVGAVDPYTHLQYTSMLYAQVDAVTFAAARLGYGGIPVFVSETGWPSKGDADEVGATVENARAYNRNLLVRQVGNEGTPLRPRQRLEVYLFALFNEDMKPGPTSERNYGLYQPDGRMVYNVGLAQQQTTSAASLSLAASSAPPTREAKGKHVWCRPEKKLLFAMWKALPLPSWGVVGLWTAQRVNIARQRSRFVTRAHMGFREICGEDGEKGWPMLRDSLFSAEADLCPLCAMSSCGGVRLVLVYIYGL, from the exons ATGGCGCCATTTGCGACGCCGATGAGGTCGGCGTCCCTGCAGCTCTCTGCTCTCCTCTGCATCCTCCTCTGCTCAG AGGTCTGGGTGCTGCAATGCGGCGCGGCGATCGGCATCAACTACGGGCAGGTGGGCAACAACCTGCCGACGCCGGCGCAGGTGGTGTCGCTGCTGTCGTCGCTGCGGGTCGGCAAGGTGCGCATCTACGACGTCAACCCGCAGGTGCTGGCGGCGTTCGCCGGCACGGGCATCGAGCTCATCGTCACCGTGCCCAACGACCTGGTGCAGCCCATGGCCGCCAGCGCCGGCCAGGCCATGCAGTGGGCCACCGCCAACATCAAGCCCTACTTCCCGGCCACGCGCGTCACGGGCATCGCCGTCGGGAACGAGGTCTTCACCGACGACGACGAGGCGCTCAAGGCCAGCCTCGTCCCGGCGATGCGCAACCTGCACGCCGCGCTGGCCCAGCTGGGCATGGACGGGTACGTGCACGTCTCCACGGCCAGCTCCCTCGGCGTGCTGGCCAACTCGTACCCGCCGTCGCAGGGCGCCTTCACGCCGGAGTGCGCCCCCCTCATGCTCCCCTTCCTCCGCTTCCTCGCCGAGACCAACGCCCCCTTCTGGATCAACGCCTACCCCTACTTCGCCTACAAGGCCGACCCAGCAAA CGTGTCCCTGTCCTACGCGCTGTCGGACCCGTACCACGTCGGCGCGGTGGACCCCTACACCCACCTGCAGTACACGAGCATGCTGTACGCGCAGGTGGACGCGGTGACCTtcgcggcggcgcggctgggctACGGCGGCATCCCGGTGTTCGTGTCGGAGACGGGGTGGCCGTCCAAGGGCGACGCCGACGAGGTGGGCGCGACGGTGGAGAACGCCCGCGCGTACAACCGGAACCTGCTGGTGCGGCAGGTGGGCAACGAGGGCACGCCGCTGCGCCCCCGCCAGCGCCTCGAGGTCTACCTCTTCGCGCTCTTCAACGAGGACATGAAGCCCGGCCCGACCTCCGAGAGGAACTATGGCCTCTACCAGCCCGACGGCCGGATGGTCTACAACGTCGGCCTCGCGCAGCAGCAGACCACGTCGGCggcgtccctctccctcgccgcctcctccgcgCCTCCCACCAGG GAGGCAAAAGGAAAGCATGTATGGTGTAGGCCAGAGAAAAAGCTTCTCTTTGCGATGTGGAAGGCACTACCTCTGCCCTCGTGGGGTGTGGTGGGCTTGTGGACGGCACAGCGTGTAAATATTGCGAGGCAAAGGTCCCGTTTTGTGACGCGCGCACACATGGGATTCCGGGAGATATGCGGGGAAGATGGAGAGAAAGGGTGGCCGATGCTGCGGGATTCGCTTTTCAGCGCCGAGGCTGATTTATGCCCCCTTTGTGCCATGTCAAGCTGCGGTGGTGTGAGGCTCGTGCTCGTGTATATATATGGTTTATGA